Part of the Pseudoalteromonas sp. Scap06 genome is shown below.
AAATGCCTATATAACGATTGCCGATAATGGTAGTGGAATTAAGGAGGACAAATTAAATAAAATTTTTGACCCTTTTTTTACTACAAAACCAATTGGCCAAGGCACAGGGTTAGGGCTTGCTATAAGTAAAGCAATAATAGAACAACACAGTGGCCTAATTAGTGTTAAAAGTAAGATAAATCAAGGCACTATTTTTAATATTACCTTACCTAAAAAACCAATATTAACTGACGATGCATTGAGTATTTTAAATGCAAAAAAAATCGCTAAAGAGTGAATTTTTAATACATTATCAGTTGTTTACAGCCAAAGCTTAGACTAAATTAAACTTATAATTATGTTGGTGGTAAGAAGATAAATGACAGACATTGCCCAATTAGAACAGCTAAATCAACAGCCTCCGAGCATCTTATGCTTGGACGATGAAGCTAATGTACTCAAATCTTTAGTACGCTTACTTCGTCAATATAAATTTGATGTGAGTGTTTCAACCAATGGCCAAGATGCACTTGAAAAAATGCAAAGTAAAGAGTTTGACGTCGTAATAAGCGACATGCGCATGCCACACATGAGCGGGGCAGAGTTTTTAGCCAAAGCCAGAAAGCTCGCCCCCGATAGCCAACGCATTTTGTTAACTGGCTTTTCCGATTTAGAGTCAACAATCAGTGCGGTTAACGAAGGGGGTATTCATGCTTATGTGCAAAAACCTTGGCAAAATGATCACTTAGTAAGTGTAATCCAGTCAGGCGTAGAAAAATTTAGACTAAAAAAGCAAAATGAAATTTTACAACAGCATGTAAAATCTCAGAACCAGCAACTAAAAGAGCTCAATACTAATTTAGAGCAGCTGGTCGATAAACGAACAAATCAAATTAGAAGTGTATTAAAAAAACTAGAAGTCGCTAATGAAAGTGAAAAAAGAGAGCATCAATCGACTGTTGAACTGCTTTATAATTTTATTAATGCAAATCCGTATCTCGATGGTAAAAGAGCAGAGAACATTGCCGGCACATGCACGCAAATAGCGCGTTACCTTAATGTATCGCAAAGAAGTATCACGCTTGCGCCTATTGCAGGATATTTAGCTCAAATTGGTTTACTTGCAATGGATCCTGAGCTTTACAACAAACCTATTAACGAACTTAATGAAGTACAGCGCAAAACGTTTTACACCCACCCGAGTATTTCACAATTAATGCTCATGCCAGCGACTCACTTGAGCGATGTTTCTGATGCAATTTATCACCAGTTCGAGCGATACAACGGCCAAGGTATCCCCAAAGGACTTGCTAAAAACGATATTCCAATTGGTGCTATGGTGCTCAGCGTAGCTCGCGATTACTGGGAGCATTATGAGCAAAGCGATCCATTACTTACAACAAAACAACGCCATGAGGCGGCGCTCGGTAATATTAAGGCCAATAGTGGTAGCTTATATCACCCGCGTATTGTCGATGCACTTGAAGCAAGCCATACTAAATTAATTACCTCTGATAGTTCTATTGGCTCAATTAAAATAATTTGCGCTCAAGAGCTTGAAGAAAATATGACACTGGCAAACTCACTACACAGCCATACAGGCATTATGCTTTTACCCAAAGAGCATGTTTTCAATTCAAAATCGATTGTTAAGCTACAACAACTTGAAGCCAAAAAGCCGACTCCGTTTAGAATTATGGTTAAAACGGCTAAATGATTGATCTAAATTGCTCTTTTATTCGTTACAATGGGCTTAAATAAATTAATAACTTTGCTTGAAGGAGCACAACGTGTCGCGATTTTCTGCCGTTACCGATAATCCCCACGACGGGCGTTTTAACCAAAAAACGGGAATATTACTGACCAACTTAGGCAGCCCAGATGCCCCCACAGCAAGCGCATTACGTGTTTACTTGCGTGAGTTTTTATCTGATCCACGCATTGTAGAAATTCCACGCATTGTGTGGATGATAATTCTCCATGGCATTATCTTACGCATTCGTCCAAAACGCTCAGCTAAGTTATATAAGAGTATATGGACCGAAAATGGCTCGCCGCTAACTCATATTACGCGCCAGCAAAGCCTTAAATTAAATGCCTTATTAAAACAGCATGGCTATACCAACACCGAAGTGGTTATGGCGATGCGCTATGGTAACCCATCAATCGAAGCGGGCCTTGAAGAGCTTAGAGACAAAGGTTTAACCCGTATTATTGTGCTGCCACTTTATCCGCAGTATTCAAGCCCAACTACAGGCTCTACGTTCGACGCAGTTGCCAATGTATTAAAAAAATGGCGCTGGGTACCAGAGCTGCACTTTGTAAACGGGTATCACAAAAATACAGCGTACCTTGAGTCACTCGCTAATAGTATTAGTGAAGATTTAGAAAAACATGGAATGCCACAAAAAATGGTGTTTTCATACCACGGTATGCCTAAACAGTTTTTAGATAATGGCGACCCTTATCATTGCCTATGTCAACAAACAACACGATTAGTGGTTGAAAAACTAGGGCTAGACAAAGATAAAGTGATCACTACTTTTCAAAGTCGCTTTGGTAAAGCTGAATGGTTAAAACCATATACAGATGCAACTCTTGAGAGCTTACCTGGCGAAGGAATTAAAGATATCGCAATTATAAGCCCTGCATTTAGCGCCGACTGCCTAGAAACACTTGAAGAATTAGAAGGTGAAAACCGCGAAATTTTTGAAGAAGCTGGCGGCGAGAAATACCGATACATTGCAGCTCTAAACGATCGTGACGATCATATAGACGCCATGTTCGATGTATTAAAGCCAATGCTTTAAAGCAAAGGTTCGAGGTTTCAGGTTTCAGGTTT
Proteins encoded:
- a CDS encoding HD domain-containing phosphohydrolase, which encodes MTDIAQLEQLNQQPPSILCLDDEANVLKSLVRLLRQYKFDVSVSTNGQDALEKMQSKEFDVVISDMRMPHMSGAEFLAKARKLAPDSQRILLTGFSDLESTISAVNEGGIHAYVQKPWQNDHLVSVIQSGVEKFRLKKQNEILQQHVKSQNQQLKELNTNLEQLVDKRTNQIRSVLKKLEVANESEKREHQSTVELLYNFINANPYLDGKRAENIAGTCTQIARYLNVSQRSITLAPIAGYLAQIGLLAMDPELYNKPINELNEVQRKTFYTHPSISQLMLMPATHLSDVSDAIYHQFERYNGQGIPKGLAKNDIPIGAMVLSVARDYWEHYEQSDPLLTTKQRHEAALGNIKANSGSLYHPRIVDALEASHTKLITSDSSIGSIKIICAQELEENMTLANSLHSHTGIMLLPKEHVFNSKSIVKLQQLEAKKPTPFRIMVKTAK
- the hemH gene encoding ferrochelatase — protein: MSRFSAVTDNPHDGRFNQKTGILLTNLGSPDAPTASALRVYLREFLSDPRIVEIPRIVWMIILHGIILRIRPKRSAKLYKSIWTENGSPLTHITRQQSLKLNALLKQHGYTNTEVVMAMRYGNPSIEAGLEELRDKGLTRIIVLPLYPQYSSPTTGSTFDAVANVLKKWRWVPELHFVNGYHKNTAYLESLANSISEDLEKHGMPQKMVFSYHGMPKQFLDNGDPYHCLCQQTTRLVVEKLGLDKDKVITTFQSRFGKAEWLKPYTDATLESLPGEGIKDIAIISPAFSADCLETLEELEGENREIFEEAGGEKYRYIAALNDRDDHIDAMFDVLKPML